From Acinetobacter sp. ASP199, the proteins below share one genomic window:
- the nuoL gene encoding NADH-quinone oxidoreductase subunit L yields MSYLYLTILFPLIGFVLLAAGRNKLPESVAAIIGVGSVGLSALFALIAGMEFTSNGSVAQVQHLWTWFNVGGFAPGISLHLDGLSLLMLGMVTGVGFLIHIFASWYMRGEEDFARFFSYFNLFVASMLLLVLGDNLALLFLGWEGVGLCSYLLIGYYYENPKNGLAAIKAFTVTRVGDVFLLIAMFLIFQQFGTLNTQYIVENAATVMTQSSSLTIWTALMLFLGAAGKSAQIPLQTWLADAMAGPTPVSALIHAATMVTAGVYLCCRLFTVFELAPEVMMFISITGAVTLLVAGFAALVQTDIKRILAYSTMSQLGYMFMAVGAEAYQAGLFHMLTHAFFKALLFLSSGAVILAFHHEQNIFKMGGLFYKNKFLFACFAIGGGALAAIPFLTIGFFSKDAILAAVWTQSHLAGLPVYNTLYWVGVAGAFLTSIYTFRLIWVVFFGKENTPYHEIKGVTYWAPLAILAVLSTGLAIVLKVPVMAALDAAKIPAFVIPENLVAGAHGAEYVAIAVALAGLAVGVVLFAFAYNAVKSFAKTSLGAGLANICRNALGFDALYDLIFVKPYLFFAKLFGRDPIDGLWLVLPALVKSGHSFTSSRQTGSLREYASSMGLGVVVLLMILLVIQVVGK; encoded by the coding sequence ATGAGTTATTTATATCTAACAATTTTATTTCCGCTAATCGGCTTTGTATTGTTAGCGGCAGGGCGTAACAAGCTTCCTGAATCTGTTGCAGCCATTATTGGTGTGGGTTCCGTAGGTCTGTCTGCATTATTTGCACTGATCGCGGGTATGGAATTTACGAGTAACGGTTCAGTTGCTCAGGTTCAACATCTCTGGACCTGGTTCAATGTCGGTGGTTTTGCTCCTGGCATCAGCTTGCATTTAGACGGTTTGTCTCTGTTAATGCTGGGCATGGTAACGGGCGTTGGTTTCCTGATCCATATCTTTGCATCATGGTACATGCGCGGTGAAGAAGACTTCGCACGTTTCTTCTCTTACTTCAACCTGTTCGTTGCGAGCATGTTGCTGTTGGTTCTGGGCGATAACCTGGCGTTATTGTTCCTGGGCTGGGAAGGCGTAGGTCTATGTTCTTACCTGTTGATCGGTTACTACTATGAGAACCCGAAAAACGGTTTGGCTGCAATCAAGGCGTTTACTGTGACTCGTGTGGGTGACGTATTCCTGTTGATCGCAATGTTCCTGATCTTCCAGCAATTCGGTACGCTGAATACTCAGTACATCGTTGAAAATGCTGCGACTGTGATGACTCAAAGCTCATCATTGACTATCTGGACTGCATTAATGTTGTTCCTGGGTGCTGCTGGTAAATCTGCACAGATCCCGTTACAAACATGGTTAGCAGATGCGATGGCTGGTCCTACACCAGTGTCTGCATTGATCCACGCTGCAACAATGGTAACAGCGGGTGTTTACCTGTGCTGCCGTCTGTTCACAGTATTTGAACTTGCGCCTGAAGTGATGATGTTCATCTCGATTACTGGTGCGGTGACATTACTTGTAGCTGGTTTTGCTGCGCTTGTTCAAACTGACATTAAACGTATCCTTGCTTACTCAACCATGAGTCAATTGGGTTATATGTTCATGGCAGTGGGTGCTGAAGCATACCAGGCTGGTCTATTCCACATGCTGACTCACGCATTCTTCAAGGCATTATTGTTCTTGTCGTCTGGTGCGGTGATTCTTGCGTTCCATCACGAACAAAACATCTTCAAGATGGGCGGTTTGTTCTACAAGAACAAATTCCTGTTCGCATGTTTCGCAATTGGTGGCGGTGCCTTGGCTGCAATTCCATTCTTAACCATCGGCTTCTTCTCTAAAGATGCGATCTTGGCTGCAGTTTGGACTCAAAGTCATTTAGCTGGCTTACCAGTGTACAACACGTTGTACTGGGTAGGTGTAGCAGGTGCATTCTTAACATCGATCTATACATTCCGTTTAATCTGGGTTGTATTCTTCGGTAAAGAAAACACACCTTATCACGAGATCAAAGGTGTGACTTACTGGGCTCCTTTGGCGATTCTTGCAGTCCTTTCTACGGGCTTGGCGATCGTGCTTAAAGTACCAGTAATGGCAGCGCTTGATGCAGCGAAAATTCCAGCATTTGTGATTCCTGAAAACTTAGTTGCAGGTGCACATGGTGCAGAATACGTTGCGATTGCAGTGGCATTGGCTGGTCTTGCTGTTGGTGTGGTGTTGTTTGCTTTTGCTTACAATGCAGTGAAATCGTTTGCTAAGACTTCACTGGGTGCTGGTCTTGCGAACATTTGCCGCAATGCACTTGGTTTTGATGCACTATATGACCTGATCTTTGTGAAGCCTTATTTATTCTTCGCGAAATTGTTCGGTCGTGATCCAATTGATGGCTTGTGGTTGGTACTGCCTGCACTTGTAAAAAGTGGTCACAGCTTCACAAGTTCACGTCAAACCGGTTCACTGCGCGAATATGCATCTAGTATGGGGCTCGGTGTCGTTGTCCTACTGATGATCTTGCTCGTGATTCAGGTAGTGGGGAAATAA
- the nuoK gene encoding NADH-quinone oxidoreductase subunit NuoK: MGNIPLEHGLIVASILFALGFYGVMVRRNLLFILMSLEIMMNAAALAFVLAGSAWAQPDGQIMFIFILTLAAAEACIGLAIVLQFYHRFHHLDVDAASEMRG; the protein is encoded by the coding sequence ATGGGCAACATCCCTTTAGAGCATGGTTTGATCGTTGCATCCATTCTTTTTGCACTGGGTTTTTACGGTGTAATGGTGCGACGCAACCTGCTATTCATTCTAATGAGCCTTGAAATCATGATGAACGCTGCTGCTTTAGCGTTCGTCCTGGCGGGCAGTGCCTGGGCACAGCCAGATGGTCAGATCATGTTCATCTTTATTCTGACGCTGGCTGCGGCAGAGGCGTGTATTGGTCTTGCGATCGTCCTTCAGTTCTATCATCGCTTCCATCATCTGGATGTGGATGCTGCTAGTGAGATGCGCGGATGA
- the nuoJ gene encoding NADH-quinone oxidoreductase subunit J, whose product MWPFYLMALVAIVSTVRVVTNANPVHALLSLIVSLLAVAGMFMIVGAPFAGALEIIVYAGAIMVLFVFVVMMLNLGEQTIEQERKWLTSSAWAYPALMSFLIGLILVWVLNSDYAQPSLVMGAEIVGPKAVGQTLFTQYLLLVEVAAMLLLGALVAAYHLGKREPGAEEDNK is encoded by the coding sequence ATGTGGCCGTTTTATCTGATGGCGCTTGTGGCCATCGTCTCTACGGTTCGTGTAGTGACTAACGCGAACCCGGTACATGCTTTGTTAAGTCTGATTGTTTCACTTCTTGCAGTTGCAGGCATGTTCATGATCGTAGGAGCGCCGTTTGCCGGTGCTCTTGAGATCATCGTTTACGCTGGTGCGATCATGGTCTTGTTCGTATTCGTGGTGATGATGCTGAACCTGGGTGAACAAACCATTGAGCAGGAGCGTAAGTGGTTAACTTCAAGTGCCTGGGCTTACCCGGCACTCATGAGCTTCCTGATCGGTCTGATCCTGGTTTGGGTGCTGAACTCTGACTACGCTCAGCCGTCTCTGGTGATGGGTGCTGAAATTGTTGGCCCTAAAGCAGTTGGTCAAACGCTCTTTACACAGTACTTACTATTGGTAGAAGTTGCTGCGATGTTACTGTTAGGCGCACTTGTTGCTGCTTACCATCTTGGCAAACGTGAACCAGGTGCAGAAGAGGACAATAAATAA
- the nuoI gene encoding NADH-quinone oxidoreductase subunit NuoI has protein sequence MFKFLAGFGSIVRSLWMVFSHATRKRDTILYPEVKAEDIVPPRFRGRIVLTRDPDGEERCVACNLCAVACPVGCISLQKAEKEDGRWYPEFFRINFSRCIFCGMCEEACPTTAIQMTPDFELSEYVRQDLVYEKEHLLISGPGKYPDYNFYRVTGMAVTGKDKGQAQRESAPVDVRSLLP, from the coding sequence ATGTTTAAATTTCTAGCTGGATTTGGTTCGATCGTTCGCTCGTTGTGGATGGTGTTCAGCCATGCAACGCGCAAACGTGACACTATTTTGTACCCAGAAGTGAAAGCGGAAGACATCGTACCACCACGTTTCCGTGGCCGTATTGTGTTGACACGTGACCCAGATGGCGAAGAGCGTTGTGTTGCATGTAACCTGTGTGCGGTTGCCTGTCCGGTAGGCTGTATCTCTCTGCAAAAAGCAGAAAAAGAAGATGGCCGCTGGTATCCGGAATTCTTCCGCATTAACTTCTCACGCTGCATTTTCTGCGGTATGTGTGAAGAAGCATGTCCAACCACTGCGATTCAAATGACACCTGATTTCGAACTCAGTGAATATGTTCGTCAAGACCTGGTCTATGAAAAAGAACACTTACTGATTTCTGGTCCTGGTAAATATCCTGACTATAACTTCTACCGTGTAACAGGTATGGCTGTAACTGGTAAAGATAAAGGTCAAGCACAGCGTGAAAGTGCGCCTGTTGATGTACGGAGTCTATTACCATGA
- the nuoH gene encoding NADH-quinone oxidoreductase subunit NuoH translates to MEQELIRQTPLWAENWPIAYSVLQAIVILLVVVLIAALMSFIERRLLGLWQDRYGPNRVGPGGMFQIVADMLKIMFKEDWTPKFADKLTFRMAPAVAMATAVLSFMVIPVSPYLGVADMSIGLLFFMAMAGIAVYAVLFGGWSSNNKYALLGGLRSAAQTISYEVFLGISLMGVVAIAGSFNMREIVEAQKDVWFVIPQFLGFLIFVVAGVAVTHRHPFDQPEAEQELAEGYHVEYGGMKWGMFFVAEYVNVVLISALIVTLFFGGWLAPFGLDFLPPAVWFILKTSFFVMMFVLARGSLMRPRYDQVMNFGWKICLPLALVNLLVTAAVVLW, encoded by the coding sequence ATGGAACAAGAATTGATCCGTCAGACGCCGCTGTGGGCTGAAAACTGGCCGATTGCCTATTCAGTACTTCAAGCAATTGTGATCTTACTGGTTGTAGTGTTGATCGCAGCGTTGATGTCATTCATTGAACGTCGTTTGCTGGGCTTGTGGCAGGACCGTTACGGTCCTAACCGTGTAGGTCCGGGTGGTATGTTCCAGATCGTTGCCGACATGCTGAAAATCATGTTCAAGGAAGACTGGACACCAAAATTTGCTGACAAGCTGACTTTCCGTATGGCTCCTGCAGTTGCGATGGCAACTGCCGTGCTGTCGTTCATGGTTATTCCTGTTTCACCTTACCTAGGTGTTGCAGACATGAGCATCGGTCTGTTGTTCTTTATGGCAATGGCAGGTATTGCAGTTTATGCAGTACTGTTCGGTGGTTGGTCATCTAACAACAAATACGCGCTTTTAGGTGGTTTACGTTCTGCAGCTCAGACTATTTCTTATGAAGTGTTCCTGGGTATCTCGTTGATGGGTGTAGTGGCAATTGCTGGCTCATTCAACATGCGTGAAATTGTAGAAGCACAAAAAGACGTATGGTTTGTGATTCCTCAGTTCCTTGGCTTCCTGATCTTCGTGGTTGCGGGTGTAGCGGTAACGCACCGTCATCCATTTGACCAACCAGAAGCGGAACAGGAATTGGCTGAAGGTTACCATGTTGAATACGGCGGTATGAAATGGGGTATGTTCTTCGTTGCGGAATATGTAAACGTGGTACTGATCTCTGCATTAATCGTAACGTTATTCTTCGGTGGTTGGTTAGCACCATTCGGTCTTGATTTCCTACCTCCAGCAGTATGGTTCATTCTGAAAACTTCATTCTTTGTGATGATGTTTGTCTTGGCTCGTGGCTCTTTAATGCGTCCACGTTATGACCAGGTGATGAACTTTGGTTGGAAAATTTGCTTGCCATTGGCGTTAGTTAACTTGCTGGTTACTGCCGCAGTTGTGTTGTGGTAA
- the nuoG gene encoding NADH-quinone oxidoreductase subunit NuoG: protein MATIHVDGKSYEVNGSENLLQACLSLGIDIPYFCWHPSLGSVGSCRQCAVTQYANPEDTRGRLVMSCMTPASDNTYISIEDKEAKDFRASIVEFLMTNHPHDCPVCEEGGHCHLQDMTVMTQHDRRRYRFTKRTHYNQELGSFIAHEMNRCIACYRCVRYYKDYAGGTDFGVYANASRVYFGRPESGTLESEFSGNLTEVCPTGVFTDKTHSERYNRKWDMQYAPSVCHGCSSGCNISPGERYGELRRVENRFNGDVNQYFLCDKGRFGTGYVNREDRPRQPQFRTGSNVETVSVDTALDTVIANIQGKKVLGIGSPRASLETNYALRELVGQDNYSTGMSQKEQNLVELAASIMQTEGVYNPNMREIESYDAVLILGEDLTQTAPRMALSVRQAAKNKGKEMAAERRTPDWLAEPVQRIAQDAKSPIYILAATQTRLADVATGEVVASPNDIARLGFAVAAAVKGESILGLDDDAKAFAQTIADTLKAAKKPLIISGTSLQDAAIMEAAAQVAQNLGNAGLTLTVPEVNSMGLAIFGGNSLEQAFAQDYDTVVIVENDLYRRLPAAQVDAALAGKEVIVLDHSETETVKKANIVLSAASFAEGDGTVVSQEGRAQRFYQVYDPSYYKPELAIKESWRWLHAIETGVKGQAISWTVLDDVIDAVAKNVPALEAIQDVAPDAGFRVHGLKVAREPRRYSGRTAMRAPLSVHEPKQPTDQDTALTFSMEGYVGDQTPSPLVPFAWSAGWNSPQAWNKFQDKVGGRLKGGDSGIRLFDLLPKRPARTFVAPAPVLVNAESFRLVPMHHIFASGEFTIKTPAMESRIPDAVFAVGEQDATRLNLQDGQKITVKAGETSIVLPVQVIEYLPTGYIGYPIGLAPTVSLAEPVSVAVGV, encoded by the coding sequence ATGGCTACAATTCATGTCGATGGTAAATCGTATGAAGTCAACGGCTCGGAAAACTTGCTACAAGCATGTTTGAGTCTTGGCATTGATATCCCATACTTTTGTTGGCATCCATCCTTAGGTTCTGTCGGTTCTTGCCGTCAATGTGCCGTGACCCAATACGCGAATCCAGAAGATACGCGTGGCCGTTTGGTCATGTCATGTATGACGCCTGCATCTGACAATACCTACATCTCGATTGAAGACAAAGAAGCAAAAGATTTCCGTGCTTCGATTGTTGAATTCTTGATGACCAACCACCCGCACGACTGTCCAGTGTGTGAAGAAGGCGGTCACTGTCACCTGCAAGATATGACAGTGATGACGCAACACGACCGTCGTCGTTACCGTTTCACCAAACGTACGCATTACAACCAAGAACTTGGTTCGTTCATTGCGCACGAGATGAACCGTTGTATCGCATGTTACCGTTGTGTTCGTTACTACAAAGACTATGCGGGCGGTACAGATTTCGGCGTATATGCGAACGCTTCTCGCGTTTATTTCGGTCGTCCGGAATCAGGTACTTTGGAATCTGAATTCTCAGGTAACCTGACCGAAGTGTGTCCAACGGGTGTATTCACCGATAAGACTCACTCAGAACGCTATAACCGTAAATGGGACATGCAGTACGCACCAAGCGTATGTCATGGCTGTTCTTCAGGTTGTAACATCTCTCCAGGTGAGCGTTATGGCGAGCTTCGTCGCGTTGAAAACCGTTTCAATGGTGATGTTAACCAGTACTTCCTATGCGACAAAGGTCGTTTCGGTACAGGTTACGTAAACCGTGAAGACCGTCCACGTCAGCCACAGTTCCGTACAGGCAGCAACGTAGAAACTGTTTCAGTTGATACTGCACTTGATACTGTGATTGCAAATATCCAAGGTAAAAAAGTTCTGGGTATCGGCTCTCCACGTGCGTCACTTGAAACCAACTATGCATTACGCGAGTTAGTGGGTCAGGACAACTACTCAACGGGTATGTCTCAAAAAGAGCAAAACCTGGTTGAACTGGCTGCTTCAATCATGCAAACCGAGGGTGTTTACAACCCGAACATGCGTGAAATCGAAAGCTATGATGCTGTGTTGATTCTTGGTGAAGACCTGACTCAAACTGCGCCACGTATGGCTTTATCTGTTCGCCAAGCTGCGAAAAATAAAGGTAAAGAAATGGCGGCTGAACGCCGTACACCAGACTGGCTGGCTGAGCCTGTACAACGTATTGCGCAAGATGCAAAATCTCCGATTTACATTCTTGCTGCAACACAAACACGTCTAGCGGACGTAGCGACAGGTGAAGTGGTTGCATCTCCAAACGACATCGCGCGTTTAGGTTTTGCGGTTGCTGCTGCTGTGAAAGGCGAAAGCATTCTTGGTTTAGATGACGATGCCAAAGCATTTGCGCAAACCATTGCCGATACGTTAAAAGCTGCGAAGAAACCACTGATCATCTCTGGTACTAGCCTACAAGATGCTGCGATCATGGAAGCTGCTGCACAAGTTGCACAGAACCTTGGTAATGCGGGTCTTACATTGACTGTTCCTGAAGTGAACTCAATGGGTCTGGCAATCTTCGGTGGTAACAGTCTGGAGCAGGCATTTGCTCAGGACTACGACACTGTAGTGATTGTTGAAAACGACCTTTACCGTCGTTTACCAGCCGCTCAGGTAGATGCTGCACTGGCAGGTAAAGAAGTGATCGTGCTTGATCATTCTGAAACTGAGACAGTGAAGAAAGCCAATATCGTACTTTCTGCTGCATCATTTGCTGAAGGTGACGGTACTGTGGTGTCTCAAGAAGGCCGTGCACAACGTTTCTACCAAGTGTATGACCCAAGTTACTACAAACCAGAACTTGCGATCAAAGAATCTTGGCGCTGGTTACATGCCATTGAAACTGGTGTGAAAGGTCAAGCAATCTCTTGGACAGTGTTGGATGACGTCATTGATGCAGTAGCGAAAAATGTTCCTGCACTTGAAGCAATTCAAGACGTTGCTCCAGACGCGGGCTTCCGTGTTCATGGTCTGAAAGTTGCACGTGAACCACGTCGTTACTCTGGCCGTACTGCAATGCGTGCACCGCTTTCTGTACACGAGCCGAAACAACCGACTGACCAAGACACTGCATTAACATTCTCTATGGAAGGTTATGTAGGTGACCAAACTCCATCTCCACTTGTGCCATTCGCATGGTCAGCGGGCTGGAACTCGCCACAAGCCTGGAACAAATTCCAGGACAAAGTGGGCGGTCGTCTGAAAGGTGGTGATTCTGGTATCCGTCTGTTCGACCTGTTACCAAAACGTCCAGCGCGTACTTTCGTTGCACCTGCACCTGTGCTTGTGAACGCTGAAAGCTTCCGTCTGGTACCGATGCATCACATCTTTGCATCTGGCGAATTCACGATCAAAACACCTGCAATGGAATCACGTATTCCGGATGCAGTATTTGCAGTGGGCGAACAGGATGCTACACGCTTGAACTTGCAAGACGGTCAGAAGATCACTGTGAAAGCAGGCGAGACTTCAATCGTTCTTCCTGTACAAGTGATTGAATACTTACCAACAGGTTATATTGGTTACCCAATTGGTCTAGCACCGACGGTATCTCTTGCAGAGCCTGTTTCAGTCGCGGTAGGAGTGTAA
- the nuoF gene encoding NADH-quinone oxidoreductase subunit NuoF, with product MNTEPKPIYGDGNPETHPLTWRLSKQANVRNADDYEALEGYAGFKKALSMPPKDVLDVIKAATVKGRGGAGFPAGIKWSLMAPNDNSGPRYLICNADEMEPGTFKDRLLMEDLPHQLIEGMLIAGYTLEATHGYIFIRGEYIEAAKYLNEALEQVRAKGYLGEDILGSGWNFEMHVHTGAGRYICGEETALINSLEGRRANPRTKPPFPQVAGAWGRPTIVNNVETYNNLPAIMLRGPEWYIGLSAGKSKDPGTKIYGASGKVKFPGLWELPFGTTAREVIEDHAGGMRDGLKLKAWLPGGASTDFLAAEHIDLPMDAESIMKAGSRLGTCLLMVVDETQCMVSATRNLEEFFARESCGWCTPCRDGLPWAVKALKALEDGTGKKEDIDHLQELTRKLWIGKTFCAHAPGAMEPLMGALKHFRGEFEAKVVNAAAQTSNVEQA from the coding sequence ATGAATACTGAACCAAAACCAATTTATGGCGACGGCAACCCGGAAACTCATCCATTAACATGGCGCTTGAGTAAACAGGCAAACGTACGCAATGCAGATGACTACGAAGCTTTAGAAGGCTACGCAGGCTTCAAAAAAGCATTGTCTATGCCGCCAAAAGATGTGCTTGATGTGATTAAAGCAGCGACTGTTAAAGGTCGTGGTGGTGCAGGCTTCCCAGCAGGCATCAAATGGTCTTTGATGGCGCCAAATGACAATTCAGGTCCACGTTACCTGATTTGTAATGCCGATGAGATGGAACCAGGTACCTTTAAAGACCGTCTGTTGATGGAAGATCTTCCGCATCAGTTGATCGAAGGGATGTTGATTGCAGGCTATACGCTTGAAGCAACACACGGTTATATCTTTATCCGTGGTGAGTACATCGAAGCTGCGAAGTATTTGAACGAAGCTTTAGAACAAGTTCGTGCCAAAGGTTACTTGGGTGAAGACATCCTTGGATCAGGCTGGAACTTTGAAATGCACGTGCATACCGGTGCGGGTCGTTATATCTGTGGTGAAGAAACTGCATTGATTAACTCGCTTGAAGGTCGCCGTGCAAACCCACGTACGAAGCCACCATTCCCACAAGTTGCAGGTGCTTGGGGTCGTCCTACGATTGTCAACAACGTAGAGACCTACAACAACCTACCCGCAATTATGCTTCGTGGCCCTGAATGGTATATCGGCTTATCTGCGGGTAAATCAAAAGATCCAGGCACAAAAATCTATGGTGCATCAGGTAAAGTTAAATTCCCAGGTCTTTGGGAACTTCCATTCGGTACAACTGCGCGCGAAGTGATCGAAGATCATGCGGGCGGTATGCGTGATGGTTTAAAACTAAAAGCTTGGTTACCAGGCGGTGCTTCAACTGACTTCTTGGCAGCTGAACATATCGATCTTCCAATGGATGCGGAAAGCATCATGAAAGCAGGTTCACGTTTGGGTACCTGTTTGCTCATGGTGGTTGATGAAACACAATGTATGGTTTCAGCAACACGTAACCTAGAAGAATTCTTTGCGCGTGAGTCTTGCGGTTGGTGTACACCTTGCCGTGATGGTTTACCTTGGGCGGTTAAAGCGCTTAAAGCACTGGAAGATGGTACAGGTAAGAAAGAAGATATCGATCACTTACAAGAGCTTACTCGTAAGCTTTGGATTGGTAAGACTTTCTGTGCTCACGCACCAGGTGCGATGGAACCACTTATGGGCGCACTCAAACATTTCCGTGGCGAGTTTGAAGCTAAAGTTGTGAATGCAGCGGCTCAGACTAGCAACGTAGAACAAGCTTAA
- the nuoE gene encoding NADH-quinone oxidoreductase subunit NuoE, whose amino-acid sequence MMILTDKKPRVNVEGILTAEEIQEIQHHIEHYPYPRAACLDALKHVQRRNGWVDDAQMNAIAQLLSMSVADLEGVATFYNRIYRQPVGRHVILLCDSIACFLMGAETLAEAFQRELGISFGQTTADGRFTLLPICCLGNCDKGPTLMIDEDTHGLVEVTSIKQLLEKYV is encoded by the coding sequence ATGATGATTTTGACTGATAAAAAGCCACGTGTGAATGTTGAAGGGATTTTGACTGCGGAAGAAATCCAGGAAATTCAACATCACATTGAGCATTATCCGTACCCACGTGCGGCGTGTTTAGATGCGCTTAAGCATGTACAACGCCGTAATGGTTGGGTTGATGATGCGCAAATGAATGCAATTGCACAATTGCTTTCAATGAGCGTTGCGGACCTCGAAGGTGTTGCGACGTTCTATAACCGTATTTACCGTCAGCCAGTAGGCCGTCACGTAATTTTATTATGTGATTCGATCGCTTGCTTCTTGATGGGTGCAGAAACTTTGGCTGAAGCATTCCAACGCGAATTGGGTATTTCTTTTGGTCAAACCACTGCAGATGGTCGTTTTACTTTGCTTCCAATTTGCTGTTTAGGCAACTGCGACAAAGGCCCAACTTTAATGATTGATGAAGATACTCACGGTCTTGTTGAAGTGACATCAATTAAACAGTTATTGGAGAAGTATGTATGA
- the nuoC gene encoding NADH-quinone oxidoreductase subunit C/D has product MAETDIAMPESTAVDSRPAFAIVEELKTKFGENFYVQTTFEDFPTVWVERARVQDVLMFLRTVSRPYVMLFDLSAVDERLRTHRDGLPASDFTVFYHLLSLERNTDIRIKVALNESDLNIPTATNIWPNANWYEREAYDMFGINFEGHPMLRRILLPTYWEGHPLRKEYSARATEYTPYRQNQAKQDYEQEHLRFVPEDWGMKRGTADEDFMFLNLGPNHPSAHGAFRVILQMDGEEIKDCVPDIGYHHRGVEKMAERQTWHSFIPYTDRVDYLGGCAQNMPYVMGVEQMAGITVPDRAQCIRVMMSELFRINNHLLYIGTAIQDAGGMTPVFYMFADRQKIYDAIEAITGYRMHPAWFRIGGTAHDLPNNWQHLIREILDWMPKRLKEYHTAALKNSVFEGRTRNVAQYDAKSALAWGVTGTGLRATGIDFDVRKYRPYSGYENYDFEVPVEYEGDAYARVIVHYREIEQSLKIIKQCLDNMPSGAYKADHPLAVPPPKDKTLQDIETLITHFLSVSWGPVMPAGEASVMAEVVKGASNYYLTSDKSTMSYRTRIRTPTFTHLQQMPSVINGSLMSDLIIYLATIDVVMADVDR; this is encoded by the coding sequence ATGGCTGAAACTGACATTGCTATGCCAGAATCAACAGCAGTTGATTCCCGCCCTGCATTTGCAATTGTAGAAGAACTCAAAACCAAATTTGGTGAGAACTTCTATGTGCAAACAACTTTCGAGGATTTCCCGACAGTCTGGGTTGAGCGCGCACGTGTACAAGACGTTTTAATGTTCTTGCGTACAGTGTCACGTCCATACGTGATGCTGTTCGACCTGTCAGCGGTAGATGAGCGTCTGCGTACGCACCGTGACGGTTTACCTGCGTCTGACTTTACAGTGTTCTATCACTTGTTATCGCTAGAGCGTAATACGGATATCCGTATTAAAGTTGCGTTGAATGAGAGCGATCTCAATATCCCGACTGCAACGAATATCTGGCCAAACGCGAACTGGTATGAACGTGAAGCCTATGACATGTTTGGTATCAACTTCGAAGGGCATCCAATGCTCCGTCGTATTTTGTTGCCGACTTACTGGGAAGGTCATCCGCTACGTAAAGAGTATTCTGCACGTGCGACTGAATATACCCCGTACCGTCAAAACCAGGCCAAACAAGATTATGAACAAGAACATCTTCGTTTCGTTCCTGAAGACTGGGGCATGAAACGCGGCACAGCCGATGAAGACTTCATGTTCCTGAACTTAGGTCCTAACCACCCGTCTGCGCATGGTGCTTTCCGTGTCATCCTACAGATGGATGGTGAAGAAATTAAGGACTGTGTACCGGATATTGGTTATCACCACCGTGGTGTAGAGAAGATGGCTGAGCGTCAAACCTGGCACTCTTTCATTCCGTATACAGACCGTGTTGACTACCTGGGTGGTTGTGCGCAAAACATGCCATACGTGATGGGTGTTGAGCAGATGGCCGGGATTACTGTTCCTGACCGTGCACAATGTATCCGCGTGATGATGTCGGAACTGTTCCGTATCAATAACCACTTGCTGTATATCGGTACTGCGATTCAGGATGCCGGTGGTATGACCCCTGTATTCTATATGTTCGCTGACCGTCAAAAGATCTATGACGCAATCGAAGCGATCACCGGTTACCGTATGCATCCAGCATGGTTCCGTATCGGCGGGACTGCGCATGACCTTCCAAATAACTGGCAGCATCTGATCCGTGAAATCCTGGATTGGATGCCAAAACGTTTGAAGGAATACCACACTGCAGCCCTGAAAAACTCAGTCTTTGAAGGCCGTACCCGTAACGTGGCGCAATACGATGCGAAATCTGCATTGGCATGGGGCGTAACAGGTACCGGTTTACGTGCAACTGGTATCGACTTTGACGTACGTAAATACCGTCCATACAGTGGTTATGAAAACTACGATTTCGAAGTGCCGGTGGAGTACGAAGGCGATGCATATGCACGTGTGATCGTTCACTATCGTGAAATTGAACAATCGCTGAAAATCATCAAGCAGTGTCTGGACAACATGCCATCTGGTGCGTATAAAGCAGACCATCCATTGGCTGTTCCACCACCAAAAGACAAGACATTACAAGATATTGAAACCTTGATTACGCACTTCTTAAGCGTATCTTGGGGTCCTGTAATGCCAGCAGGCGAAGCATCTGTCATGGCGGAAGTGGTGAAAGGTGCATCGAACTACTACTTGACTTCAGACAAGTCAACGATGAGTTACCGTACCCGTATTCGTACACCAACCTTCACGCATTTACAGCAAATGCCTTCTGTGATTAACGGCAGCTTAATGTCTGACTTAATCATTTATTTAGCGACAATTGACGTCGTAATGGCTGACGTGGATCGCTAA